The DNA region TCCACCAAGCGTCTACTACATCCCCAACTTTATAACACCACAGGAAGAATCTTTGATTCTTTCAACGGTTGAAAAGACTCCCAAGCCACGTTGGACTCAACTGGCCCACAGGCGCCTTATCAACTTTGGTGGCTTGCCACATCCGAAAGGAATGATAGCCGAAGAAATACCCTCGTGGCTGCTTACCTACGTCGAAAGAGTGAACCAGCTTAACGGGGTCTTTGAGGAAAATCGGAAGGCAAATCACGTTCTTGTTAACGAGTACCTTCCCGGCGAAGGAATCATGCCCCATTTGGATGGCCCGCTGTTCTATCCTACGATTACGACGCTTTCGTGCGGATCGCACACCGTGTTGGAGTTCCAGGAACCACGCGAAAGCGACGATGTTGAGGGGAAGTTGGAACGCCGTCTGGTTACGAAAATACTTGTTCAACCAAGAAGTTTGCTGATTTTGAAGGATTCAATGTACGAAAAATACTTGCACTCGATTGACGAAATCAACGAGGATACGATTGATGATGAAATTGCAAACTTATCGAGCTCGATCAAAAAAG from Culex quinquefasciatus strain JHB chromosome 3, VPISU_Cqui_1.0_pri_paternal, whole genome shotgun sequence includes:
- the LOC6034056 gene encoding alpha-ketoglutarate-dependent dioxygenase alkB homolog 6, with translation MDWQSFLCGGCPPSVYYIPNFITPQEESLILSTVEKTPKPRWTQLAHRRLINFGGLPHPKGMIAEEIPSWLLTYVERVNQLNGVFEENRKANHVLVNEYLPGEGIMPHLDGPLFYPTITTLSCGSHTVLEFQEPRESDDVEGKLERRLVTKILVQPRSLLILKDSMYEKYLHSIDEINEDTIDDEIANLSSSIKKGDVLARAKRISLTIRHVPKTSKMKIKLF